The Silene latifolia isolate original U9 population chromosome Y, ASM4854445v1, whole genome shotgun sequence sequence ATTAACGcgttttatataactctaatcatctctaaattAAACCGCAAAAATAACACCTGTCAGactggatactcggtcgagtatagagtatccTCGGCCGAGTACcgtctactcagtcgagtattccacatactcggccgagtattcctgggcagtaaactgtccagGATACACTACACCCCTTACTCGGCAGAGtaggccatattcggccgagtacaaGCTTaggaaatccgtagtattacagcctGAATTTCATTTGACCTTTTATTCTACTGCAGAGCTAAATGAGGCATTTCGGGGGGTTCCAGGTGAGGATTTTGGAACTGGTGATATGGGAGGCCCTTCTAAACCAGCCGTTCCTGCGGCTGGTGGTGAAATATATGTCCCCCGGAGTAATCTAGACCACCACCCCTTCTTATTTCATTCAAGTGAGCACATGCAGTGCATGGATGTGGTCCTTGAGAATCTTGGTTGTACCATTAATTGTTGAGTACCCATGCCCGAGCAGGACTTTATTATGGCAGATCTGCAGCGCAATAAGAATTTATTCAGCACTGTTTTTAGTGTGAGGAAAGATGTCCTAGAATACGTTTTTAACAGACCAGAATCTTTTTTAAAAGGGTGAGTCTATTAACTTCGATGTCAAACATAGTGATACTGGGAGCATTCTGGAGCAGTCTATAAGTCGTTGTATACATTTTTGTCTAATAAAGggttttttttgtagggaacaattggcaGTATTTACCGACTTTTTTTCGTGTCACGGGAAGATATGTTAACCCTCGAACCTGGATAGGAAGTTATGTCTTCTATTATTGATTATTGGTGCTTACTAATCAATACAACGATGTATGACCAAACTGCAATAGTTGCATCCTCTCGTTGTTTCTTCGGGCTTAGTCACACCGTACGTGTCCTATCCTCACTCAATTCCATTTGTATAGTTTTAACTTTAATTGTAACGTaagtgtgtaactttaatagCACTGCCCTTCGTTTGAACAGAGTGCTGCCCTGGATATTTGGAACGCCAAGAAGAAGGGAATAGTTCTTGACAGAAGAGATGACATCTGGTCTGGGTGGGATGCTTAGATTCAATCCTGTGTGTCTCCATTTCAACTTCATTTTGAtatggtaagtgtaaatgtgatcatatggaaagtgtaaatgtgattaaatagaaagtgtaaatatgatcatatggaaagtgtaaatgtgattaaatagaaagtgtaaatgtgactaaataGAAATTGTAAATGTGATCATATGGAAactgtaaatgtgattaaatagaaagtgtaaatgtgactaaatagtaagtgtaaatgttatcatatggaaagtgtaaatgttctGGAAAGTGTAAAGGTgattaaatagaaagtgtaaatgtgattaaatagaaaATGTAAATGTGATGATATGGATAGTATTCATAAATTAACTTTAGTGTATATGTATTCTGGAAATGTAAATGTTGTATTTAAattgactatttttttttttacctttacAGTGTGATCTAATGGGCAAGTTTCTGGAGTCTAAAGGGATTGCCAAAGGTTCAAAGGTCGGCGGGTTTAATTTTGTCAATGTAGAATTTAAATGGCAAGGTACGGGTTATTCGAAGTTTGACTGCGAAATTTACATGATGATACACATGTTGCTTTTCTGTGGGAAACTTTTTTACTGCGCCCTAGGGGTGAGGGACGTTATTAACCTCATCCGGGATGAAGTTGTCTCGATCCTTGTCCTGAGTGACCTTAATAAAGTGAGGGAAGACGTGCGGCAAAGTATATCCCAATTCAAGGAAACGCATGCTCATGTTCTGAATTCGGGCTCGAATGCTGCTCAGAACCGGAATATGGACGATGAGGAAGAGATTACTTACAGTAAGCGGCCCCATATCTCAAACCCACCCCCTAACCATGAATAAGGAAGCCCTGTGGTCATACGTGTAGTAATACCTGTGGAAGGGAGCCCTGTGGTCATACCTCCAGCCGTGCAGTCTTCAGGAAGCCAACCCATGTCAGCCGTGAGGAGCCGCCCTCGGGGCGGGGGGATGGTCTGGGATGCTCACTCGGTTGTGGGGGTGCTGGTTCTCAGACTCTTGTTGTCTCCACCTTCTTACGGAACAATCAAGCTTTGGTCAGGGGTGTATGATCGTATCCAAAGCATGCGGTGGACTATTGCTTCTTAGATGACCACAACTTTGAAAATATGTTAGTATCTCTCAAATTGTTAAAACGTGTTCAATTAATTACGATACTGAATTTTTAATCAAATTCTATATTTAATTGATTACTATACATGGGTTTCACTGTAGCGAATCAATATCTTGGTTCAGTAGGTATGCTGCGCTATGCCGGTCAGACATCATGTCCATGCTTCCTGAGGTTGTTATGTCGCCAGCTGTGATTGAGTCCTGGGCTATGTTGCTCAACTGCTTGCAGTCGGCTGAATACTTACTTCCAAGGATGGCCTTCTTTGGGTTACGTCATATGGtacgcccccccccccccctcccccccccccaaaGCCTAAAAGTCATACATTAATTTCCTGGTTATTATGTAATCTCAGTCACTTCTGTGAACAGGAGTGTATCATGCAGCTGTTGGATATTCCTGAACCAGGTTCACAGTCTAATACCATTAATGATCGGCTGTACCTAATTTGGGATACCTTCATCCGGGACTGTGATAAAACTTTCAACCGGAATGCTGATTTTATCTTCATACCTGTCAACATTGGTGGGCACTTTTCATGCGTATGTCTAAATTTCAGAGCGCAGACGGTCGATCTCCTTGACTACCAACCTCATCCCAACTGGGACCAGTCTTAAATGTGCAAAGTTACTCGTCTAGTTGTAAGTCTGATGCCAATAAATAACATTCGAATAGGATGAACaatatattttttatttatttacgtGCTTTCATTGCAGGCATCAGCGATGAGCGATTATTTAATTGCCAGAACCGTCGAAAGAGGATACCATATTACTAGCTTTAAGATTCAGCAAATCCCGTTCAGGCGGCAAATACCACTTCCTAACATAACAGAATCTGGGATATTCTGTATGATGTATATGCTGATGTACGAGGGTGAACCTTTTGAGCATCCAGACtaggagaggaagaggaatcgaCGGTACTTGGTAGTCGAGTTGGTGGCGACCCTTGTACTAGCTGACATAAATATCAACAGAGACGTTTTTATGGCGAAGGTGACAAGTTTATAGCTTGAAAAGATGAATTATGGGGGAAGTTACAAAATAAGCGCAAAGTGAAGAATGTTTTGGGGAAAAAATAAACCATTTGTGgaaatgttatttttttttttttttgtggtaacAAACTATTCGTATTTTGGTGTAAATGTTGAAGCTAATGTCTGTAATGTTATCGGTCTTTTGTGGACATGTCAATCAGTTGTTATGATAATTTACAAtcaattgaaattgatttttagTTTCATTTAGATGAAAGTGTTATTGAAAGCGTAAATGTGGTCagataggaagtgtaaatgtgattaattGGGAAGTATGAATGATATCACTCTGGAAGTGTAAATCTGTCATACATATGAAAGTGTTATTGAATGTGTGAGGAAAGGTTAGATGTGATTACATcgcaagtgtaaatgtgacgataTTCAAAGTCTAAATGTGTCATTCACATGAAAGTTTCATTGAAAGTTAATTGTGGTCAGAtgggaaagtgtaaatgtgatgaaatGGGAagtataaatgttatcacactaaaagtgtaaatgtgtcaTTCACATAAAAGTTTCATTGAAAGTTAAATGTGGTCAGAtgggaaagtgtaaatgtgatgaaatgggaagtgtaaatgtgatgaaatGGATGAAATGGGAAGTGTAATGTGATGAaatgggaagtgtaaatgttatcacACCGAAAGTGTAAATGTGTCATTCACATGAATGTTTCATTGAAAGTTAAATGTGTTCATAtgggaaagtgtaaatgtgatgaaatgggaagtgtaaatgttatcacactGAAAGTGTAAAAGTGTCATTCACATGAAAGTTTCATTGAAAGTTAAATGTGGTCAGAtgggaaagtgtaaatgtgatgaaatgggaagtgtaaatgttagcacattgaaagtgtaaatgtgtcaTACACATGAAAGTTTCATTGAATGTGTAAGGAAGGGTTAGATTTGATTTAATCATAAGTATAAATGTTACTtcaaataacattgtcaattcaAATAAGTTCATGCAACACAATGTTTGGAAATCCAATAAAATAGAGACATTTTGGTCTTATAACAGTGTAACTCTGACGCTTTCACTGGGTAACTTTATTACTCAAAGTTACACCAACAGTAGTTGAAAGTGACGCTGCCATGAGACCAATTCCTAATCCCTCGTTTCAGTGATAGCACATCAAAGTTTAAAGTTACACATTCAAAATATAAAAACTGCATTATCAGTGTTGTGACGTCTATTGTTCTTATGATTCCaactcttcctcctcctctccttcatCTTCTTCTTGGTCAGACGACCCCTCGCACAATGGTGTGTGTTCTGAAAaggggttagggcagttcctCTTGTCTTGATTTATCATTTTCTTGCAATTCTTACACTTGCGTTTGGGTTTTCTAGCCAAGGCTAGTGCTTTTGATTTGGTTGACAACATTCTTTTACCACTACCCTTGTTTTTTGAATTCTTAGGTGGGATAATCGTCACCACCTCATTGGCCGTACAATGCAAAATTTTctccatttgttgatttttattcaaCACTTCCCCTAACGATGATAAATTATCCTTAAATCCCCTAATTATAGCGGAGAAGCTTTCAACATCAGTCACACCTTTGCCTCGAAGGAGCCCTACGGTCTGATGAACCTCTTACCACATTATTGACATTGCAATTTGTTTTCCATCGATGATTTCCATGTTGTCTGTCCTTTCACCATTACAATTGAACATCCTTAATCGGAGACACTCTTTCGTCCACCTTTTTACAACATAATCGTCTGGTATAGTCTTCATCCCATTTGCTGAAAAAATCCATATTATATGGCGGCATAGGATGCCGGTTCTTTCAAACATTGTACAACTGCAGCTTGCTTTACGTGTACCTGGGTCATCAGTTAAGGCTATCATGTAAGTGTGAATGTTACAAatagtgtaagtgtaaatgtgttTGTATTGAAGTATATGTAGAATGTAAGTGAAAATGTCATTACATGTAAATGTCTAATGTAAATGACAGCAAGTAATTAGTAATCCTTAATTACCTGGACTGTATGAAACTTTAAAATTCTTTCCCCTCGACGAATCTTTGACAGTAGTTACCTCTAGCTCGTCTCTCTGAGTGAAACCTCCGCTTCTACATGTATCAATTGAGTATATGGcctctgttgggaaatgtgtcctcaacaatagtgcgatcatatgatttaaatatcattattaaatctcatattaagaatacgtgagggatgattctttatacagtcgactgaccgtcattaatcggtaatgattggctaactagagtttgacattactgtcgtgtgacggtggtggtcagttgatccctttaggtcacacctataggataaggcccaaatagatatttaattaattctatgcgatacgaattaattaattccttaattgtgggagtgcaattttgcgtcttattataatgtgattaaataagatttaatttaataattaagcgttaaattactaaattagttgaggtattatataagttttgaggtagaggtaattaattatttaaagttacaagaagttgtaattttaactaactagtaattatgggacccattatatgttgatataatggtagtatactactcaaaaagtggagtgtatattatattattaagtgtaatatttaagtgataaatgattacattaataattaaatatgtaagatagttaaacataagacttataagcatttgtgggacaaatgacaaaaggcaaaaatggaccatataaggaccattttttcggccaaataagatgagcaaaagatgctcttttgtcttatgttgatgttggttattgtgtgaaagAGACTTTACATACTAGCCtttacatactacatcttacaGAATCTACCTACAATTAacaaaacaagtaaaaacaaatgACAAAAGATTCCTCCTTTGTcataaggccaccggttttggcatgATAAAAGGggcatttggttgctcatttgACTACAACTTGTTTTTGCTAGTTTTGCTTATATCTCTCTAACaattcctcacatgcaaatgcaacaaagctctccataaatactaatacaTATCATACATTACTTAAGATAGTAATAAAagatcattagtattattaaggtaatatttctactacatatctagttaatattagtaggaatttttgggattcatcttgggtgcaatttattggagtggcttctatacttggagtcttaggaggatcatccatcattataagctcaagaacaagtgaaggaaggtgaccttacttgtgcccataatttggaaccaaccaacaatgtaaggaacattgtttttcttataaatctttcattttgttatgcatgcactagatctaaagaacaaataattaacaagttaattagttcactattagaggagtctaataataggtatatgaaccttagAGCCTCTTCCTTGAAGGTGTTGAAAGGTGAATAGGTGTACACCTTTACACCATGACTCTCTAACGCCGGATGTGTTGATGTCTTCGGGGACGAGTGCTTATCATTGTTGTCAAGCTGCTTTTGTGTATGTATTTGTTGGTCCATATCGCTCTCAAAACGCGTCCAAAACTCAACCAATGTTCCAGACTTATGCTCAAACCTCTTAAAAAAAAGCTATTTTTGCTCTCTGATCTTTGAGTCGTCCCCATAACAGACGCTATCTTTAAGTCTCTGCAATTCAACAAGAGTGTATCATGCAGCTGTTGGATATACCTGAACCAGGTTCACAGTCTAATACCATTAATGATCGGCTGTACCTAATTTGGGATACCTTCATCCGGGACTGTGATAAAACATTCAATCTGATTGCTGATTTTATCTTCATACCTGTCAACAATGGTGGGCACTTTTCATGCGTATGTCTAAATTTCAGAGCGCAGACGGTTGATCTCCTTGACTACCAACCTCATCCCAACTGGGACCAGTCTTAAATGTGCAAAGTTACTCGTCTAGTTGTAAGTCTGATGCCAATAAATCACATTTGAATTGGATGAACaatatattttttatttatttacgtGCTTTCATTGCAGGCATCAGCTATGAGCGATTATTTAGATGCCAGATCCGTCGAAAGGGGATACCACAGTACTAGCTTTAAGATTCGGCAAATCCCGTCAGGCGGCAAATACCTCTTCCTAACATAACAGAATCTGGGATATTCTGTATGATGTATATGCTGATGTACGAGGGTGAACCTTTTGAGCATCCAAACTAGGAGAGGAAGAAGATTCAACGGTGCTTGGTAGTCGAGTTGGTGGCGACCCTTGTACTAGCTGACATAATTATCAACAGAGTCGTTTTTATGGCAAAGGTGACAAGTTTATAGCTTGAAAAGATGAATTATGGGGGAAGTTACAAAAGAAACGCAAAGTGAAGAATGTTTTGGGGAAAAAATAAACCATTTGTGgacattttattgtttttttttgtggtaACAAACTATTCGTATTTTGGTGTAAATGTTGAAGCTAATGTCTGTAATGTTATCGGTCTTTTGTGGACATGTCAATCAGTTGTTATGATAATTTACAattaattgaaattgatttttagTTTCATTTAGATGAAAGTGTTATTGAAAGCGTAAATGTGGTCagataggaagtgtaaatgtgattaattGGGAAGTATGAATGATATCACTCTGGAAGTGTAAATCTGTCATACATATGAAAGTGTTATTGAATGTGTGAGCAAAGGTTAGATGTGATTACATcgcaagtgtaaatgtgacaaTATTCAAAGTCTAAATGTGTCATTCACATGAAAGTTTCATTGAAAGTTAAATGTGCTCAGAtgggaaagtgtaaatgtgatgaaatGGGAagtataaatgttatcacactaaaagtgtaaatgtgtcaTTCACATAAAAGTTTCATTGAAAGTTAAATGTGGTCAAAtgggaaagtgtaaatgtgatgaaatgggaagtgtaaatgtgatgaaatGGATAAAATGGGAAGTGTAATGTGAtgaaataggaagtgtaaatgttatcacattgaaagtgtaaatgtgtcaTTCACATGAATGTTTCATTGAAAGTTAAATGTGTTCATAtgggaaagtgtaaatgtgatgaaatgggaagtgtaaatgttatcacactGAAAGTGTAAAAGTGTCATTCACATGAAAGTTTCATTGAAAGTTAAATGTGGTCAGAtgggaaagtgtaaatgtgatgaaatgggaagtgtaaatgttagcACATTGAAAGTGTAATTGTGTCATACACATGAAAGTTTCATTGAATGTGTAAGGAAGGGTTAGATTTGATTTAATGATAAGTATAAATGTTACTtcaaataacattgtcaattcaAATAAGTTCATGCAACACAATGTTTGGAAATTCAATAAAATAGAGACATTTTGGTCTTATGACAGTGTAACTCTGACGCTTTCACTGGGTAACTTTGTTACTCAAAGTTACACCAACAGTAGTTGAAAGTGACGCAGCCATGAGACCAATTCCTAATCCCTCGTTTCAGTGATAGCACATCAAAGTTTAAAGTTACACATTCAAAATATAAAAACTGCATTATCACTGTTGTGACATCTATTGTTCTTGTGGTTCctgctcttcctcctcctctccttcatCTTCTTCTTGGTCAGACGACCCCTCGCACAATGGTGTGTGTTCTGAAAAGGGGTTAGGGTAGTTCCTCTTGTCGTGATTTGtcattgatgtgaccattatttgcgcacatttagtcccctaattgagcctattttgcatactattatagcatttcatggccattttatccgtcaaaaccttcctatttgcttttctatcgcatttcatatgttttgtagaaaaggagagaataaggcggaaattctcgtctttcatgcatatttggaagctacttgacgatactagatggactagtatgaagaggaggcaaagactaaagaccaatccagcaagaataaaatgggaatgagcaaaagggaagaaaagaaggagaatcactgctgaagaacaatccgagcggattgtctccaatccgcccgtctcctcactacacaatccgagcgtcttgctttgaatccgctcggattgccccaccagaatccgcccggattccagcacagcacgatttcctcttctccaagataaaaagaaagaagcccttccttcgaaaaataccggctcctccttgctcaaatctcaaaagtgtaattactagtttaacccttagttaaccctaatgcatccacctaatttccactataaataccccatttgtaataatcaaaaggggagaaaagtttttagagtagaaaatccttctttagattagattaggagtagattagaatagattactctttaatctttccacaaattacacattaatctctccataattattgttcaagtttattattcaagtttattattgggtaattgaagattattgggtcattattggaggattgacaacccttcatcaatcaatcaagtttcttcttttattctttgctttattatttggatcatctcaagtttggtataattcctttactctttaacctttattgttcatttttcattctattatcatgtttttacttgttgtgatgattgacaccattaatgacatgtttcccatgatgatgagtgagtagttacttagctaggattagtgggtaattaagggaaaccaacatgggattgattcatgcttaatctaatatgttcacatgattaaattgcttgcttgttgtgatgtcaactttatgcacatgttatgtttgatgaaatgctaagcctatgaatccttgcatttttaccatctcttatctactcaacttgacttgtaagatataaaccaactcgagtcttgttagaccatgcatagaagttgaataggaggaaagtaagtcgacttgtaggtgttgtacaatctaatcgattcggctccgggacccaacccttcctatgaaccgtaagacataaaccaactcggtttctccacaacactaattgcttgcatataattgtaaacatgtttgtatgattaaaaccatgaatcccctatgaccccatgatatcctagcacttttaatcaattgtttacatctttccttttattgctcgttctactttattgcttgcattagtctagacacaactacaaaccccatcaattgtgacactagcataaattgagatagatagacttagaacccaaagcacaccgtcccatggatcgacctcgacttaccgctaactagttgtttgttgagtattataaatgtgtttgattggatgagtgacgacatcgttcggatcaaaatggcgccgttgccggggatggtgctatgtgattaagttcttacttgtgtgtctattttgattttgctctcaccttgaggaacttgttcctcaaaggatcgttcttaccattttcgtgtagtttccatgtttgtagttatctccttgtcttagttatgatgactcaagacatgtgttatggagtatgtggtggatcttttgagtatgactatgggtatggggagtttgaggagcaagtcaacacaaacctaccttattatttgtacaacgaaaatcctaaccactaccccaatttttcccaccaaaatcaccacatccaatatccacaacaaccacccacccgatacccatttcacaatgaacttcaattgccacaatacaaccactttcacacatacccacaacaaaaagatgaacccattcaaaacatgattctccaaatgatgggagatcaacaaaacttcttcaaccaaatgctagaagagagccgaaaagaagataatgttcttaaagacattgttatccaaagagaggagttgaggattcaaattgcccaattaaaagaattccaagcaaacactcaccaccgttctttggatattgagcataaatgcgagtttgaagtagtgacatttgacatggaagatgaaaagtgggaggagccaagttccttgagctcttgtgactatgagagtgttgtattcgatgaggaagacatgaggttgagtaagtcaaccactcttaacctttgtgagtatgagggtgtgtcttttgatgtgaatattgaggtGTTGAAAAAAGAGTTACATGGAGACCACATTTATGATTCACGTGAAGATATCAACAATGATGACGAGTCTAGAGAAGGGACTCACAACaccaccttgcttgaggagcctatccttgaggcatttgagataccttaccatgaagaagaacgtccttcctttatccttcatgaagaccacttggcgcCTAtcttggagccaatgatcattgaagaggatatgttagaccttcttcaaaaggccaaagtttcttacaagagctatttggtgaaaaagctTAAAGaaaaaattgctcgtgaggctacttgtgaagatttggcacccataatctcaactcctatggtatccgatcatcaaagacatgaaaattctccttctacctcggaaggattgaataatcaaagtgctatcatcatcaccaaaattgaagaagaaattggtaagtggaagtccatggatggaaatgaaccacacttcatgcttagtgttggcaagaatcatgggtttacctatttgaagcatcgggaaagatctaacgctaaggagaagccaagaaaaagaacattctaaaagcttccttggccaaatttcatattcaaattgagcaacccatacttgtgcttgtttggagcttgttcacaagcttttgatcttttattaagagctttgagctctatggataagagtctctacaaattgatctagtttggtggagtcctacctcaaaaccaccatttgtaagatatttcttgaacccttttacttgtataatattgtacatttacatttgcatttaatttcttgcatgagaaagaagagagagagagagtcatcttacatgtttcatgagcaaatttcagaaaaagataaggaaaaagagaaaattagTGAAACGGGGTTTGTTGTTTcatgaaagaagaaagaagaagaaagaaagaagcagagacgcccggattctagcaaatccgcccgtccagggcccacgAGAAAGAAAAAAGTTGAAACTGaagaagaatccgtgcggattccataaaatccgcccgtcccaaaacaatccgtccgtcttccccacgggacgcccgtcccgtatgtcgTCCAGAAGCAAGATTTTGAACTGTGTCAAAATCCTTGCGGAAtatcgagaatccgcccgtccagatcAAGCCGTCCGTCCGGAtcaaaatccgctcgtcttttccCTGC is a genomic window containing:
- the LOC141631691 gene encoding uncharacterized protein LOC141631691, producing MDQQIHTQKQLDNNDKHSSPKTSTHPALESHGVKVYTYSPFNTFKEEALRSGGFTQRDELEVTTVKDSSRGKNFKVSYSPALTDDPGTRKASCSCTMFERTGILCRHIIWIFSANGMKTIPDDYVVKRWTKECLRLRMFNCNGERTDNMEIIDGKQIAMSIMWGFKDNLSSLGEVLNKNQQMEKILHCTANEVVTIIPPKNSKNKGSGKRMLSTKSKALALARKPKRKCKNCKKMINQDKRNCPNPFSEHTPLCEGSSDQEEDEGEEEEELES